GAGTAACGATTTTTTCACAGAGAATTATGGTCTTAATATGAAAGAATTTTGGAATATGATGCACAATAATCGCCAAGgtttgaataaattgttAGACAATTATAATGGCCAATTGGTATTACTGTTCTCTGAggaaaaattaattaaaaaactaAATTCCTTTTATAATCGAGGCGGGAATGGAGGGTTTGATCAAGTGAGAGATGCAAATTGTCAGTTGTTCAAATCTAAATTAGCTGAAGCGGTGTATCAGAAATTTATGGATCTAGATGAGGgagttgatgaaattgagCTTAATTTAAATGGAAAACGGGAATATGAAACTGCAAGGGAATTGCAAtatgacgatgatgaagattatATTGCgaacaattacaaaaaatttagaaGATTGAATGACGATGCTAACATGTCAGAACGTAAATTAGCCCGTGTGGATACTGATCTACTAaaacaaaagcaaaaattggtttttttgaaaaataagTTGGAACATTTAGTGGATATCGCAGACAAGGAAATCACTGATGCCGAGGCAACAAGTCAAACACAATCTCTGAAAACATTACAGCAAGAAGTGGAAAACTTAAAGAAAGAGTTCAATAGAATAAATGTGGAATGTGAAGGCACTAGagaaaaatatcaatctTCTTCCAGTGTTGCCCTCCAATTATCACATAGATTGACTCAATTGAAGCAACAAAATGAGAAAATAGAAAGGAAACTATTTGGACCAGGAATGGCACAGTTACCagaattgatcaaaaaagATGCATTGTTAAGCTATGAGTTGAAACTAAAGCATCTtgagaagaaaaatgagTTTATGCAACAGTTTTTCCTGTCTAAGATTGAAATGACATATCAAGAACGACAACAGTTGTTAGAAAACTCTGGCTCGGGTGCCAATAATAGACAAAATAATCGTATTAGTCGAGGTGCAACGCCTCTTTAACatgatttctttcttgGTTTTGTGCTTCCATATGCTACTTTTTCTTATCCAAAAATTTGTAAATGCATGCATGTTTGGTATATTTTATAGAATATTTTCAAGCACGCCATTGCAAAGGTTCTGATCAGATATTACCATAAATGAGAAATTCTGACTATCAAAAGTTGACTATCCCGAATGAGGTAAAAAGCTTCGTGTTTGGGCAGTTTGTATTATTACTGAATTtacaaatttcaatatttgttgAGTTGTTATGTGTATTATCTGTCTACTATCTCTCAACATTCATTAGTAAAGATTCAGTTCGTTTGATCACATGTGTTATGAACACTCGGGTAATACAAAATAGTGAGAGAGAAGaaggggaaaaaaaaaagcagGACACAAAACatggaatttgaaaacaattttgtaattcaaTCGATCCGAGACTTCCATAGCAAAGTTAACAAGCACAATTGTCATTTTAACTTAATTGGTGGATTAATCGGGATCAATCTGAATTGTTTCCCGTATTGTTtaaaaccaaagaaaaaggatAATCAAAACTAAATCTTTCATATTAACACTACCATTTTGTAGTGTTCAGTTTATATAATTATCCACTGTTCTCTtcacaattaaaaaaaaaaaaaaaaaagaaaaaagaaagctcTCTCTCCcccaaaagaaaaaggaaaggTAATTTCTTCATACACACCTTTGATATCTTTCCTCTTagacttttcttttaatactTGCATCAATTGGAATATTACTTGTTCATACTGGAGTTTTCATTGAActaaatattattaaaatattattatgcttgaattgaattcaattacGATTCCTCGGAATTTCACTGAATTCCAACTCACAGCATTAAAGATCTACTATCAACTTAAGATTTTATTTCTTGCCACATACTGTACTCAAGGATCACTTGGCTTGAACGGTTCAGTCTGTTTAGCAAGAGATATTTTTGTTGGCTATGTTGTATATACTCAATTATTAAAGCTTTATCGAGTATTAAGAGGGTACGGTATTATAGACTCTATTCGAAGGTTATACCTATATGTTAGTTCTATTGTGTCATCTCAAATCTTTTCACTACCATTTattaaatccaaaattGACAAGGAATTGCAAGCGACTATTGGCAAAGTGGAAGAAGAGATTATGAAAAACGATCCACAGTTATTACAGTTTCCCGAATTGCCAGAACAGGGTATTGACGCTGACAATGTTTCCTTGGAGTTGGATAAATTACAAAACTTGAAACATTCTGACTGGATCAATGGAAGAGTCAGTGGAGCAGTTTATCATGGAGGTGAGAATCTATTGTCATTACAAGTTGAAGCTTACAAGAAATACTCGGTGGCCAATCAATTGCATCCCGATGTTTTCCCAGGTGTGCGTAAGATGGAGGCCGAAGTAGTTCATATGGTTTTGGATATCTTTAATGCTCCGAGTGACGGGTGTGGATCGACAACTTCGGGAGGTACTGAGTCGTTATTGTTAGCCGGGTTGTCAGCTAGAGAATATGGGAAGAAATATCGTGGAATAACTGAGCCTGAAGTCATTGCCCCCGTGACAATACATGCGGGAATTGAAAAAGCctgtttttattttggaaTGAAATTACATAAAGTTGACTTAGATCCGGTTACCTTTCAAGTTGACGTTAAGAAAGTAGAAAGATTGATCAATAGTAATACAGTTTTAATCTGTGGATCAGCCCCAAATTATCCTCATGgaataattgatgatatagAGTCCTTATCCAAGTTGGCAGTCAAGTATAATATCCCGTTGCACGTTGATGCATGTTTGGGGTCATTTATTGTTTCGTTTttagaaaaatcaaaagtaCATGGCGATAGGAAATTGCccatatttgattttcGATTACCAGGTGTCACGTCAATCTCATGTGATACTCACAAATATGGGTTTGCTCCCAAGGGGTCATCAATAATTATGTACCGTTCGCCAAAATTACGTGAGTGTCAATACTATATTGCAAGTGATTGGACGGGTGGAATGTATGGTTCTCCAACTTTGGCTGGTTCTAGGCCAGGTGCTCTTGTAGTTGGATGCTGGGCTACATTAATCAATATTGGGAAACAAGGATACACCAAGTTTTGTTACGATATTGTGCTGGCGTCAATGAAAGTTAAACGAGCAATTGAAACTGACCCGATACTATCCAAACATTTACAAATTATTGGTGA
The sequence above is a segment of the Candida albicans SC5314 chromosome 3, complete sequence genome. Coding sequences within it:
- a CDS encoding sphinganine-1-phosphate aldolase (Ortholog(s) have sphinganine-1-phosphate aldolase activity and role in calcium-mediated signaling, cellular response to starvation, sphingolipid metabolic process) — translated: MLELNSITIPRNFTEFQLTALKIYYQLKILFLATYCTQGSLGLNGSVCLARDIFVGYVVYTQLLKLYRVLRGYGIIDSIRRLYLYVSSIVSSQIFSLPFIKSKIDKELQATIGKVEEEIMKNDPQLLQFPELPEQGIDADNVSLELDKLQNLKHSDWINGRVSGAVYHGGENLLSLQVEAYKKYSVANQLHPDVFPGVRKMEAEVVHMVLDIFNAPSDGCGSTTSGGTESLLLAGLSAREYGKKYRGITEPEVIAPVTIHAGIEKACFYFGMKLHKVDLDPVTFQVDVKKVERLINSNTVLICGSAPNYPHGIIDDIESLSKLAVKYNIPLHVDACLGSFIVSFLEKSKVHGDRKLPIFDFRLPGVTSISCDTHKYGFAPKGSSIIMYRSPKLRECQYYIASDWTGGMYGSPTLAGSRPGALVVGCWATLINIGKQGYTKFCYDIVSASMKVKRAIETDPILSKHLQIIGDPIGSVISFQLAPQQSGNLSIYEISDLLTKKGWHFATLQNPSALHFAFTRLTVPVVDELIADLVEATKEAVAIAEEHKKNGVTKAPGDTAALYGIAGSVHTAGLADRLIVAFLDTLYKI